ACAACGGACGCGACTTGATGGGCGACGACGTGCCCGACGACAAGCTGAACCGCGCCCCGCGCGCGAGCCTCGACTTCGGTTTTCCATACTGCCATGGTGGCGACACGCCCGACCCCGAATTCGGCAGCCCCGACGTGTGCCGCCGCTATGTGCCGCCCGTGCTGAAACTCGGCGCGCACGTCGCGGCACTCGGCATGCGCTTCTATACGGGGCCGATGTTTCCGGCGTCGTATCGCAACAACGTATTCATTGCCGAGCACGGCTCGTGGAACCGCAGCACGAAAGTCGGCTATCGCGTGATGCGCGCCGTCGTGTCGGCCGACGGCAGCCACGCACGCGAGACGCCGTTCATCACGGGCTGGCTGCGCGCGAACGGCAGCGTATGGGGCCGCCCCGCCGACGTGCTGCCGCTGCCGGACGGCTCGCTGCTCGTCAGCGACGACTACGCCGGCGCCATCTACCGCATCACCTATGCGGCACCTTGACGCAGACGAGGCGTGACCGGGCCCGACCGGGCATCGTAGAATGCGTGCCGGGCCGAGCGCCCGCCGGCCTGCCGGCCGCCCATGCCAACGACAATCCGCCGCCACCCATGTCCAGCAGCACCGCACCGTCCCGCCGCTTTCGCTCCAAGACGCTCACCGCCGCCTTCGCGTTCCTGTTCGGGTCGCTCGGCGCGCACCGCTTCTACCTGTACGGCTTTCGCGACGTGTACGGCTGGGCACACCTGCTCGCGACGATCGTCGGTATCCCGGGTTTCCTGCTGCTCGCCGCGACCCAGCGCAGTGCCAGCCTCGGCTGGTGGCTCGCCGTGCCCGGTGCGATCTCGCTGCTGGCCGCCTTCCTCGCCGCGCTCGTCTACGGGTTGCGCCCCGACGAGAAATGGGACGCGCAATTCAATGCCGACACGGGCAAGCACAGCCGGTCCGGCTGGACGGTGATCTTCATCGTGATCTTCTCGCTGCTGATCGGCGCGTTCCTGCTGATGACCGCGCTTGCACTGTCGTTCCAGACGTATTTCGAATCGCAAGTGGAAGCGGCAAAGCAGATTTCGCAGTAAGCGCCGGCGCGCGTCGTTCAGAACAGGCTCAACTGCATGTCGTCACGCGACTTCGCGCCGGTTGCGCCCGCCGCGCTGCGCTGCGTTGCCGGCCCGGGCGCCGGCGCGCCGCGAAACTGCGACAGATCGAGAATGCCGTTCGTGCGCTCGTTCAACCCGAGCCGCTTCACGGCCTGGCGGAAACGTTGCCGCAACAGGTCGGCCCAGATCCCCTCCCCCTTCATCCGCTTCGAGAAATCCGAGTCGTAGTCCTTCCCGCCGCGCATGTCGCGCACACGGTTCATCACGCGCTCCGCGCGATCGGGAAAATGGGCGGAGAGCCAGTTCTTGAACAGCGGCGCCACCTCCCACGGCAGCCGCAGGATGATGTAGCTCGCATGCGTCGCGCCGGCGTCCGCACAGGCTTCCAGCACGCGCTCCATGTCGGGCTCGGTGACGAATGGGATCATCGGTGCAATGCTCACGCCAACCGGCACGCCTGCGTCGCGCAGCGCGCGAATCGTACGCAGACGGCGCGCCGGCGTCGCCGCCCGCGGCTCGAGCGTGCGCGCGAGATCGGCGTCGAGGGTCGTGATCGTGACCGCGGCCATCACCTGCCCGCGCTCGGCCATCGGGGCAAGCAGGTCGAGATCGCGCTCGATCAGCGACGATTTCGTGATCGCGGCAAACGGCAGCCCGTGGTCGTGCATGACCTGGATCACGCTGCGCGTGATGCGCAGATCGCGCTCGACCGGCTGGTATGCGTCGGTGTTGACGCCGAGCGCGATCGGTTCCGGCACGTAACGCTTCCGCGAGATCTCGCGCTCGAGGAGTTCGGCCGCATTGACCTTCGCATAAATGCGGCTCTCGAAATCGAGCCCGGGCGACAGCCCGAGATAACTGTGGGTCGGTCGCGCAAAGCAATAGATGCAGCCATGCTCGCAGCCGCGATACGGATTGAGCGACACGCTGAACGGAATGTCCGGCGACTGGTTGTGCGTCAGGATGCTCTTTGCGCGCTCCTCGAACACCTGAGTGCGCAGCGGAGCGGGTAGCTCGGCATCGTTGGATTCGTGCGTCCAGCCATCGTCGACCGCCTCGCGCAGCGCCGTTTCATACCGCCCCTGCAGGTTGTCGACCGCGCCGCGCCCCTTGCGGGGCGCGGGCGGCGCTATCGGAAATTCGTTGTCGGACCGACCATCCATGCGCTCACCCATTCGCCTGCACCCAATACTGTATATTTATACAGTATTGGGTGCAGCGTGCCAAGGGCGAGATGAGGGGACCGACAAGCGGCCCGGCAGCGGGCCGCCGCGGCGGTCATTCGCCGACCGAAATCGTCAGCGTCTCCTTGATTTCCTCCATCACGACATAGCTCTTCGACTGCACCGCGCCGGGCAGTTGCAACAGGATGTCGCCGAGCAGCTTGCGGTAGTCGGCCATCTCGCCGATCCGCGCCTTGATCAGGTAGTCGAAGTCCCCCGACACGAGATGGCATTCGAGCACCTCGTCGATCTTCATCACTTCGCGCCGGAACTGCTCGAACATGTTGCCGCCCTTGTGGCCGAGCGTGATCTCGACGAACACCAGCAGCGCCGCGCCGAGCTGGCTCGGGTCGACGCGCGCGTGATAGCCGGTGATGACGCCGTCCCGCTCCATGCGCCGCACGCGTTCGATGCACGGCGTCACGGTCAGCCCGACCTGTTCCGCCAGGTCCTTCATCGCCATCCGGCCGTCGTCCTGGAGCAGTTTGAGGATGCGGCGGTCGAGCTTGTCGAGCGAGCGTACTGGCTGGCGTTGCGTTCTCATTTGTTTATTCTGAAAACCTGAAAAATACGATAACAAAACCTACACATTCGACAATACCATAGCGCAAAAAACTAGATCAGCTAGAGGTTACACGGAGACGCAGGTGCGCCCGGCCTCGATCTGGTCCCTTCCATCTGGAGCAGCTATGCGAGTCGTCATTCTGGGCAGCGGTGTGGTGGGCGTGGCAAGCGCGTATTACCTCGCGCGCGCCGGTCATGAAGTCACGGTGATCGACCGGGAAGCCGGGCCGGCACTCGAGACGAGCTTCGCAAACGCGGGCCAGATCTCGCCCGGCTATGCTGCGCCGTGGGCCGCGCCGGGCGTGCCGCTGAAGGCTGTCAAGTGGATGTTCGAAAAGCACGCGCCGCTCGCGATCCGCCTCGACGGCACGCGC
This window of the Burkholderia cepacia GG4 genome carries:
- a CDS encoding PA0069 family radical SAM protein — encoded protein: MGERMDGRSDNEFPIAPPAPRKGRGAVDNLQGRYETALREAVDDGWTHESNDAELPAPLRTQVFEERAKSILTHNQSPDIPFSVSLNPYRGCEHGCIYCFARPTHSYLGLSPGLDFESRIYAKVNAAELLEREISRKRYVPEPIALGVNTDAYQPVERDLRITRSVIQVMHDHGLPFAAITKSSLIERDLDLLAPMAERGQVMAAVTITTLDADLARTLEPRAATPARRLRTIRALRDAGVPVGVSIAPMIPFVTEPDMERVLEACADAGATHASYIILRLPWEVAPLFKNWLSAHFPDRAERVMNRVRDMRGGKDYDSDFSKRMKGEGIWADLLRQRFRQAVKRLGLNERTNGILDLSQFRGAPAPGPATQRSAAGATGAKSRDDMQLSLF
- a CDS encoding Lrp/AsnC ligand binding domain-containing protein produces the protein MRTQRQPVRSLDKLDRRILKLLQDDGRMAMKDLAEQVGLTVTPCIERVRRMERDGVITGYHARVDPSQLGAALLVFVEITLGHKGGNMFEQFRREVMKIDEVLECHLVSGDFDYLIKARIGEMADYRKLLGDILLQLPGAVQSKSYVVMEEIKETLTISVGE
- a CDS encoding NINE protein, which gives rise to MSSSTAPSRRFRSKTLTAAFAFLFGSLGAHRFYLYGFRDVYGWAHLLATIVGIPGFLLLAATQRSASLGWWLAVPGAISLLAAFLAALVYGLRPDEKWDAQFNADTGKHSRSGWTVIFIVIFSLLIGAFLLMTALALSFQTYFESQVEAAKQISQ